The Desulfomicrobium escambiense DSM 10707 genome includes a region encoding these proteins:
- a CDS encoding potassium channel family protein → MKFLVSQMTALVNRAKQRSNTRLMNRFLLILLGFFLFYTVIFHFVMAYEGQKHSWLTGLYWTLTVMSTLGFGDITFTSDLGRLFSIIVMLSGVVFLLIVFPFTFIQFFYAPWLDAQNRARAPRFVPEGVRGHVILTHFDAVSLNLVDKLDQYGIPNVILVADLQQALNLHDTGLNVVVGEVDDPETYNRLRVHDAAMVVVMNDDVASTNIIFTIREVNDTVPVIANADMEDSVDILDLAGSTHTFQFTKKLGEVLAGRVLGLNTKANVIGAFNELLIAEAPVSDSPLQGKTLAESHLRELTGVNVVGVWEKGRIGLPGPRTVIGASTILVLAGSRAQLDGYDRLVGAGERDPENRGPVLILGGGRVGMSVAQTLAGRGIDYRIVEKKAPKTGGDERLILGSASDLDVLIQAGIQDTPSIIITTHDDDLNIFLTIYCRRLRPDAQIISRASLDRNVNTMHRAGANLVMSYASLCTTTIINLLKPEKLLVISEGLNIFRSQPGTAIIGKALRDQDIREETGCSVIAIRRGESMLINPDPDTVTEAKDELILIATAEAEKKFTERYQGPVGMRK, encoded by the coding sequence ATGAAATTCCTGGTCTCGCAGATGACGGCTTTGGTCAACCGCGCCAAGCAGCGAAGCAACACGCGCCTCATGAACAGATTCCTGCTCATCCTGCTCGGCTTCTTCCTCTTCTACACCGTCATCTTCCACTTCGTCATGGCCTACGAAGGGCAGAAGCACTCCTGGCTCACGGGCCTGTACTGGACCCTGACGGTCATGAGCACCCTGGGCTTCGGCGACATCACCTTCACCTCGGACCTGGGACGCCTCTTCTCCATCATCGTCATGCTGAGCGGCGTCGTCTTCCTGCTCATTGTCTTCCCCTTCACCTTCATCCAGTTCTTCTACGCGCCCTGGCTGGACGCCCAGAACAGGGCCAGGGCCCCGCGCTTCGTGCCCGAAGGTGTCCGCGGCCACGTCATCCTGACCCATTTCGACGCCGTCTCCCTCAACCTGGTCGACAAACTCGACCAGTACGGCATCCCCAACGTCATCCTCGTGGCCGATCTGCAGCAGGCCCTGAACCTGCACGACACGGGCCTCAACGTGGTCGTGGGGGAAGTCGACGACCCCGAGACCTACAACCGGCTGCGCGTCCACGACGCGGCCATGGTCGTGGTCATGAACGACGACGTGGCCAGCACGAACATCATCTTCACCATCCGCGAGGTCAACGACACCGTGCCGGTCATCGCCAACGCCGACATGGAGGACTCCGTCGACATCCTCGACCTGGCGGGCAGCACGCACACCTTCCAGTTCACCAAAAAACTGGGGGAAGTCCTGGCCGGACGGGTCCTGGGGCTGAACACGAAGGCCAACGTCATCGGCGCCTTCAACGAACTGCTCATCGCCGAGGCTCCGGTCTCGGACTCGCCGCTGCAGGGCAAGACCCTGGCCGAAAGCCACCTGCGCGAACTGACCGGGGTCAATGTCGTCGGCGTGTGGGAAAAGGGCCGGATCGGGCTTCCGGGTCCGCGGACCGTCATCGGGGCGTCGACGATCCTGGTCCTGGCCGGTTCGCGGGCGCAGCTGGACGGCTACGACAGGCTCGTCGGCGCGGGGGAACGCGATCCCGAAAACCGGGGGCCGGTTCTGATCCTCGGCGGCGGACGGGTCGGGATGTCCGTCGCCCAGACCCTGGCCGGGCGGGGCATCGATTACCGGATCGTGGAAAAAAAGGCACCGAAAACAGGGGGCGACGAGCGCCTCATCCTCGGCAGTGCGTCGGATCTGGACGTCCTCATCCAAGCGGGCATCCAGGACACGCCCTCCATCATCATCACCACCCACGACGACGACCTGAACATCTTCCTGACCATCTACTGCCGCCGCCTGCGACCCGACGCCCAGATCATCAGCAGGGCCAGCCTGGACCGCAACGTCAACACCATGCACCGCGCCGGGGCCAACCTCGTCATGTCCTACGCGTCGCTGTGCACCACAACCATCATCAACCTGCTCAAGCCCGAAAAGCTGCTCGTGATCTCCGAAGGACTGAACATCTTCCGCTCCCAGCCGGGCACGGCCATCATCGGCAAGGCCCTGCGGGATCAGGACATCCGCGAGGAAACAGGCTGCAGCGTCATCGCCATCAGGCGCGGCGAAAGCATGCTCATCAACCCCGACCCCGATACCGTCACGGAAGCGAAGGACGAACTCATCCTCATCGCCACGGCCGAAGCCGAGAAGAAATTCACGGAGCGGTATCAGGGGCCCGTCGGCATGCGAAAATAA
- a CDS encoding cytochrome c3 family protein — protein MKKFLKPTLLIVFGIVIGFPIFSMTYYTMVRTSTPQFCASCHEIQWAYDTWKTSTHVNNLQGFVADCMDCHLPAPHDTVNFFYMKTVHGIKDVVAHFMMDSPDDYDHGENRRKAYASFKNDQCLKCHRNIQYIPNKRGAMLAHKQVLYPMAGMEKRCVECHYDLVHNNRKIYDYHRLDLIAKR, from the coding sequence ATGAAAAAATTCCTGAAACCGACCCTCTTGATCGTATTTGGGATTGTGATCGGTTTTCCAATCTTCAGCATGACATACTACACCATGGTGAGGACAAGCACTCCGCAATTCTGCGCATCGTGCCACGAAATCCAGTGGGCCTACGATACCTGGAAGACATCGACGCATGTGAACAACCTTCAAGGCTTTGTAGCGGACTGCATGGATTGTCACCTTCCTGCGCCGCATGACACGGTGAATTTCTTCTATATGAAGACTGTGCATGGAATCAAAGACGTCGTCGCGCATTTCATGATGGATTCTCCAGATGACTACGACCATGGGGAAAACCGCAGGAAAGCCTACGCGTCATTCAAAAATGACCAATGTCTCAAATGTCACCGCAACATCCAATACATCCCCAACAAGCGAGGAGCGATGCTCGCTCACAAGCAGGTTCTCTATCCAATGGCAGGCATGGAGAAACGCTGCGTGGAATGCCACTACGACCTCGTGC
- a CDS encoding GNAT family N-acetyltransferase, which translates to MEIRDVDDANIHVYLNLCQAYEAEFSAITGKLPGPDGLFDLDTALGGPVRGYLLHVDGSPVGFAAIKVAEGEGCEVCEFYIVPSMRGRRLGKDFASRIFAAHPGPWQVKQLRDAGYATCFWCRVIDEFTGCEYSQDEFDDPYWGRVVRQCFVSVPSAAGR; encoded by the coding sequence ATGGAAATACGCGACGTCGACGACGCAAACATCCACGTCTATTTGAACCTCTGCCAGGCCTACGAAGCCGAATTCTCGGCCATCACCGGCAAGCTTCCCGGCCCGGATGGGCTGTTCGACCTCGACACGGCCCTGGGCGGGCCTGTCAGGGGCTATCTGCTTCACGTCGACGGTTCCCCCGTCGGCTTCGCCGCCATCAAGGTCGCGGAAGGGGAGGGCTGCGAGGTCTGCGAGTTCTACATCGTGCCGTCCATGCGGGGGCGCCGCCTGGGCAAGGATTTCGCGAGCCGCATTTTCGCGGCGCACCCAGGCCCCTGGCAGGTCAAGCAGCTTCGGGATGCGGGGTACGCCACCTGCTTCTGGTGCCGAGTCATCGACGAATTCACGGGGTGCGAGTACTCCCAGGACGAGTTCGACGACCCCTATTGGGGGCGGGTCGTGCGCCAGTGCTTCGTTTCCGTTCCTTCCGCCGCAGGGCGCTGA